From the genome of Agrobacterium tumefaciens:
GCCTCCCCGTTTCGGGAGAGCCGCAGCGCGGCTCTCCTCTACGAGAGTTTCAGATCGAAAGGCCATATATCACTTCCGTTTGATAACGGTTTCGGATTCCTTGACGAGCTTGTCGCCACCCTGCTCCGGCGAAATCTTGCCGAAACCAACTTCTTCAGCCGTCCGTTTCAGGACGAAGGCAAATTCCCCTGCGCCTGGAGGAGGAGCTGGCGGCAGGTTGCCGACGCCAGGGGTAATTTCTGCGATGTACTCAACCATGCTCTTGCTGACGTCATCGAGTTTCGCTGTCAGCTGGTTGCGCATGGATTCGGAGGCAGGAACGCCACGCTCGACCCCAAGAATATCGATGCCCTGGGGTTCGGCGACGAGGAAATTGATGAAACCAATTGCCTGTTCGATGCCAGCGCTGCCATTGGCGACACTGATGAGCATCGACGGCTTAAGATAGTGGCCCGACGGCGCATCTTTCGACACCTTCGGATATGACGTCATGGCAAGCTTTGACTTGTTGAGTGCCTGGTATCCAACGAACTGGTTGGAGTGGGCAAACGCTGTGGCAGCCTTGCCGGTCGTCAGCGCGTTGGTTTCAATGTTGAGCTGATCGAGCGCCTGGATATCGGCTGGCACACAAGCCTTGCTCTTGCGAAGATCCGCCCACATGGTGAACCACTTCGTCGCATCAGCTGTATCAAAGCCGATACCACCATCTTCGGTGTAGAGAGCCTTCCCGCCCTGTCGCAACCAGTTCTCAAAGCTCGGCTCGACACCACTGGCATCTGCGGTCGCATAATAATTGGGTTTCGGCTTCTTCTCGGCGAATTTTGCACCGTTTTCGGCAAACTCTTCCCAGGTCTGACCGATCGTCGGCGGGGTAATGCCCGATTTTTCCCAAGCAACCTTGTCGAAGAAGACGGCACTTGAGTTTACGCCAAGATTGACGCCGTAGAGTTTGCCATCGACCCGACCGGAATCGATGTTCATCTTGCCGAAGTCGTCGATTTTCAGGCCCTTGCCGATATGGTCGTCAAGTGGCGCCAGAGCACCACGTCGGGCGTATTCGAAGATGTAGCGATAGTCCATCTGGATAAGATCGGGCGCGTTTCTGCCTGCAACCTGTGTTGCCAGGCGGGGCCAATAATCGCTCCATCCGGCAAACTCGCCAGCGATTTCGAGATCGGGCTTGACCTGCTTGTAGGCGGCGATTGCCTTGTTGGTACGATCGGCGCGCTCCTGCGATCCCCACCACAACATACGCAGGCGGGCGGCCTGTGCTGACGCGGAACCTCCCCCCAATGTTGCGAGTGAAAGGGCCGCAAGCCCGGCCGAAAGCACAGTACGCCTCTGAAGCATCACGGACATTGGCAACTCCTCCCTATTGACTGCCAAATTAATGATGAGAGCAAACGACACTTGCCGTTTTATAACTAATTGGTTACATGGGAACACCGATCGTTAGCATTGTCAAGCGGGTGCTGAAGTGGAAAAAACAGAGAAAATCATCCCGAACGAACCGGCATCGGAGGAAACGCCTGCGGCAAAGCGCAAACGTGCCGTCACGCAGACCAGAAACCCGGAGCGAACCCGGGCAGCCATTCTTGAGGCAGCCCGTCGCGAGGTCGCGGCGAAGGGCCTGGCTGGCGCGCGAATCGATGTCGTGGCTCGCCGCGCCGGCACCAACAAGCGAATGATCTATCATTATTTCGGTGACAAGGACGCACTCTATCTCGCTGTTCTGGAAGACGCTTACCGCCACATCCGCCATGCTGAGCGACGCCTCGATCTGACACGCAAGGCGCCGAGCGAAGGCCTGCGGGAGCTGGCGCTTTTCACATGGCACTATTATCTCGATCACCCGGAATTCCTGAGTATCCTCGCTACAGAAAACCTCAACAGAGCGCGCTATCTCAGGCAATCTCAGGCAATTGCCGAGATGCACTCGAACTTCATCTCCGAACTGGAGGACGTGCTTCGCCGTGGCAGGGAGACCGGCGAATTCCGGACGGGGCTTGATCCGGTTGATGTCTATCTGACCATAGCGTCACTCGGTTTCTTCTATCTGTCCAACCGCTTCACGCTCTCCACGATCTTTCAGCGTGACCTCGGCGCCCCGGCTGAGCTCGAAAGATGGGGTCAACATATCGTCGACACCGTGCTTGCTGCACTGCGTCCAACTTGAACGTTGCGCAGTAAATTCCCCTTTCAGGCCAAGGGGAAGAGAGCGTGTGCGGTTGCGAAGGACATCAGGATTTCTCCCATAACGTTTAGTTGGCGGTGCTGGAAACGGCTCCGCCTTTTTTCACTTTTGCGCGCAAATGCGCCTTGACAGATCGCCCCCATCGCGATCACAAATAACCAAATGGTTACAAATATCCGTTTTGGGAAAAACCGCAGCCAGCGGTAGGCGAGCTGTCTTGGGAGGACAATTCATGAAACGTATCGGCGTCATCATGCACGGAATTACCGGCCGCATGGGCTACAATCAGCATCTCGTGCGCTCAGTACTGGCCATTCGTGACCAGGGTGGCGTGACACTGAAGAGCGGCGAAAAGGTCATGCTCGACCCGATCCTCGTTGGTCGAAACGCAGAAAAGATCGAGGAAATCGCCAAGCGGCATAACGTTGCCCGCTGGACAACAGATATCGACGCAGCACTTGCTAATCCCGAAGACACGCTGTTCTTCGATGCCGGAACCACGCAAATGCGCGGCAGCCTTCTGGAAAAGGCCATCAAGGCCGGCAAGAATGTCTACTGCGAAAAGCCAATCTCCGACACGATGGAGGAAGCGATCGCCATCGCAAAACTGGCAGAGAGTGCCGGGATCAAGCACGGCGTTGTCCAGGACAAGCTGTTTCTGCCGGGTCTTCGCAAGCTCGCCATGCTGCGCGATAGCGGCTTCTTCGGGAAGATCCTCTCGGTGCGCGGAGAATTCGGCTACTGGGTTTTCGAGGGTGACTGGCAGCCAGCGCAACGCCCCTCCTGGAACTATCGTCTCAAGGATGGCGGCGGTATCATTCTCGACATGCTGTGCCACTGGCGCTACGTGCTCGACAATCTCTTCGGAAAGGTTCAGTCGGTCAGTTGCCTTGGCGCAACCCACATTCCCCAGCGCTTTGATGAGCAGGGCCGTCCTTATGCGGCAGACGCAGATGATGCGGCCTATGCCACGTTCGAGCTGGAAGGCGGCGTGATTGCCCATATCAACTCATCCTGGGCAGTGCGCGTGCGCCGTGATGATCTCGTGACCTTCCAGGTCGACGGCACCCACGGTTCGGCGGTGGCGGGATTGACGAAATGCTGGACGCAACATCGTACAAACACGCCCAAGCCCGTCTGGAACCCAGACCAGCCGCAGACAATCGATTTCTACAAGACCTGGCAGGAAGTTCCTGACAACGTCGTCTACGACAACGGCTTCAAGGCCCAGTGGGAAATGTTCATTCGCCACATCGTCGACAACGAACCCTGGCCTTATGGCCTGATGGAAGGCGTCAAGGGCGTGCAGCTTGCCGAACTCGGCATCAGGTCGTGGAAGGAGCGTCGCTGGCTCGATGTTCCGGAAATCGTCTGAGGAGATCGAACATGAGCGAACTCCAGCTTCCCAACGAAGATCGTACGATCGGGCTTTACAAACTCTCCGGCACTCCCATTGCTCTTGAGAAGCGGGATGCAGCCGATTTCAATCGTGTCGCCTTCGCCGCCGCTCACGTGGTGGCGGACCCCTTCGCCGACAATGACCCATGGCTGACCCCCGCCATCGATTGGGACGCTACCTTGCGTTTTCGTCACCGGCTCTGGGACCTTGGGCTTGGCGTTGCAGAAGCGATGGATACAGCACAACGCGGCATGGGCCTGGCGTGGCCGCAGGCTCAGGAGCTAATTTCTAGAGCGCTTAAGGAAGCCGCGACCAGAAAAGATGCGCTGATCGCCTGTGGCGTCGGAACCGATCATCTCAGTGGAACGGATTACAGCCTCAACCAGATTGTTGACGCTTATCTGGAACAGCTTGATTTTGTTCAAGGACAAGGCGGTCGCGTCATCCTTATGGCAAGCCGCGCTCTTGCCGCCGCCGCCCGCTCACCAGACGACTATCTGGAAACATATTCGCGCGTGCTAGAAAAGTCTGACAACAAGGTCGTGATCCATTGGCTCGGTGAAATGTTCGATCCAGCCCTTGAGGGATACTGGGGCTCGGCCGACCACATGACGGCCATGGATACTTGCCTAGCGATGATCAAAGGCAATGCCAGCAAGATTGATGGGATCAAGATTTCGCTTTTGTCGAAGGAGAAGGAAATCGTCATGCGCCGCCGCCTGCCCGAAGGTGTGCGGATGTATACGGGTGACGACTTCAATTATGCCGAACTGATCGCGGGCGATGACCAGGGCCATTCGGATGCACTGCTTGGCATATTTGACGCGATTGCACCGGCGGCCTCCAAGGCGCTTGCGAGCCTGAAGCGCGGGGCAGATAACGAGTTCTTCGACATTCTCGAACCAACGGTCGCGCTTTCGCGGCACATCTTCAAGGCACCGACGCGTTTTTACAAGACGGGTGTCGTCTTCCTGGCCTACCTCAATGGCCTGCAGGATCACTTCACCATGGTTGGAGGGCAGGAAAGCACCCGTTCCACGCAACATTTCGCCGAACTCTTCCGGCTGGCTGACAAGGCGAATGTCCTCTCGGACCCGGATGAAGCCACCCACCGCATGAAGGCGTTTCTCGCCGTGAGGGGTATCCATTGAAATGGCCGCTCCCCACATCTTAAGAGCTGTCGACGCCGAAGTTCTTGAACGCGGTGTGACAATGCGTATGCCGTTTCGTTTCGGGGCTGCGACTGTCACCGAGGCACGGCAGATCTTTCTGCGCCTAACCGTTGAAGACCACACCGGTCGGACAGCGAACGGCTACGCCGCCGAGTTGATGGTACCGAAGTGGTTCGACAAGAACCCGGCGCTGAGCAACACCGACAATGAGGGACAGTTACGGCGCTCACTCGAAATTGCGGTTTCACTTGCGCTTGCGGCAAAGGCCGCAGGCGCATTTTCCATTCATGCCGAGCTGGAACCACAACAGCACCCGAACGCTGCAGAAGAGGGCTTGAACGGCCTCATCGCATCTTTCGGGCTCGCCCTGGTCGACCGTGCGATCCTGGACGGGCTCTGCCGTCTGACCGCCCTACCGGTTGCCGACGCGGTGCGCCAGAACCTGCCCGGCATTGATACCAGCACGACGCCTGATCTTGACGGCTTTGATGTCGGCTTCTTTCTCCGCGACCTGTCGCCAAAACCAACGCTCATGTTGCGTCACACGGTGGGCTACATCGACGCTCTGACACGGGGCGAAATCAAAACACCACCGAGAAATGACGGTTTGCCTGAGTGCCTTGAAGACGAAATCCGGGCCTATGGGCCACGATACTTCAAGCTGAAGGTCTCCGGCAGGCCACAGGACGACGTGGAGCGGCTATCGGCCATTGCGTCTGTCCTCGACACGCTCCCCGATTATCAGGCAACCCTCGACGGCAATGAACAGTTTGAGAATGAAGATGCCTTGATCGACCTCATCGATCGCATTGAGACATCGCCGTCGCTCACGCGTCTACGCCAGTCGGTGCTATTCGTGGAGCAGCCCTTTGCCCGTGCGAGCGCTCTTTCCGTGCCCGTCAGCAAAGTTGCACGTCGGATATCAGTCGAGATCGACGAGTCCGACGGTACCAAGGACGCATTTCTCGAGGCGAAAAAGCAGGGTTATCGCGGTGTTTCGTCCAAATCCTGCAAGGGATTCTATCGCTCCATCCTGAACAGAATGCGGGTCGATGCCTGGAACGAAGAAAAGGATGGCGGCTACTTCATGTCGGCAGAAGACCTGACAACCCAGGCCGGCATCGCGCTCCAGCAGGATCTCGCACTCGCATCAATCATTGGTCTGACGCACATCGAACGCAATGGCCATCATTACGTGGACGGCATGCAAGGTGCCTCACCTGAAGAAGGCCGGGCATGGGTATCGGCACACAGCGACCTTTATCACGAAGAAAAGGGTCGCCCGAGGCTTCAGATCCGCGATGGAGAAATTTCACTCGAGACTACACTGCGGGCACCCGGCCTCGGCATCAACGATGCTGCGGCTCTTGCCACGTTCAAAACACTTCAGGAAAAACGGGAGGATGCCGCATGAGCCTGGAAGGTCTTTCGATCAATTTCGCTACCGTCCGCCAGGGCGGTTCATTCGGTGCCATCGTGGACGCTTGCCTTGCGCACGGAATTACGGCCATCTCTCCGTGGCGTGAACATGTTCATGGCGTCGGTCTTTCTGAAGCAGCCCGCATCGTTGCGGAAAACGGACTGCGCCTGAGCGGTCATTGCCGCGGCGGCTTTTTTCCGGCACCGGATGCGGAAGGGCGTCGCAAGGCGATCGATGACAACAAACGCGCCGTAGACGAGGCTGCCGCCATGAAGGCCGACTGCCTGGTTCTTGTTGTTGGCGGTTTGCCTGCCGGCTCACGCGACATCAAGGGCGCACGGCAAATGGTGGAAGACGGGATGACCGAGCTTTTGCCTTATGCTCGAGCGGCAGGTGTCCCGCTTGCGATTGAACCGCTCCATCCATTTTACGCAGCAGAGCGGGCCTGCTTCAACACGCTCAAACAATCGCTGGATCTTTGCGACAAGCTTGGCGCCGGAACAGGGGTTGCCATCGATGTCTACCATGTCTGGTGGGATCCCGAGCTTGAGGCTCAGGTAGCGCGCGCCGGGCGCAACGGACAGATCCTTGCGCATCACATCTGCGACTGGCTGGTGCCAACGACCGATCCCCTCAATGACCGCGGCATGATGGGCGACGGCGTCATTGATCTGAAGGCGTTTCGCGCCATGATCGAGGCGGCCGGGTTCTTCGGACCGCAGGAGGTCGAGATCTTCTCGCATCGCTGGCAGGCACGCCCCATGGACGAGGTCCTTTCGACCTGTGTCGAGCGTTTCAAAACCGTGTGTTGATTTTGGTTCGGGAAAGCGACAAGCCCGAGCAAGATCAAACAACGCAGACACTACACATCGCACGCGTTCACCTGCCCAACACATGCCAATCACGGCGTCTGCGTTGCGGTGACGCCTCCGCCCTTTAATCGCATTGCCTCCGGCCCGTCCACGTTGTGACGAGGCCGGAGGGATACGATCGGGAGTTTTATTCAGCGGCTATTGCAGCCTTGCCGCTATTGAGCGCAATCAAACGATTGGCTCGCTCGAGGCTTTGCGGTTGTTCGGAACGGTAACGCCGCCCGATCTCCATCATCAGTACGGTTTGCGGCAGGAAGGTCAGCTCCGAAAAGATATCGTCCCAGTCGATATCGCCCCAGCCAAGCGGCATATGCAGATCGCCGATCCCGAGCGCTGTGTTTTCCTGCGGATGATAGGCCGTATAAAAACCCTGCGGACGCCCGAATGAATCATGGACATGCAAGTGACCGGCCACGGGCGCCATGGCGCGAAGCTGGTCACGGAAATCCAGCCCGCGATAGGTGGACTCGATGTAGGCGTGGCTGAAGTCGATGAGCGCGACAAGGTTCGGATGATTGATGGTCCGAACGGTCTCTGCGACCTCTGCAGGCGTTTGACGATATTGACCGGGCTGCGTCGAGAAGATGTTTTCCAGCGCAACACGAACACCATGTTCTTTGGAAAACTCGGCCAGCTCGACGAGCGCGTCACGCTCACGTTTGTCGGCATCGGCACGTTCGGCAATCTGGTCGGGACGCAGTGCACCCCCATGCTGGACGAGAATACCGGCTCCGATGCGCTCACAAAGCACTGCGAGCGCTTTTGCTGCATCGAGCTGATAACGGCAGGTCACAGGATCCATGAAATTGGAAGAGACAAGGCCGTGTACAGTGTATCGGAAATCGAACTGCTTGACGAGTTTGACGAAGCGCTCGGCGCGCTCTTCGATGATACGGCCGCCCGCCACGATATCGAGACTTGTCACGCCGATCTCGACGGTGTCGCAGCCAATATCTGCAAGCGCCCTCAGATCGCTTTCTAGGGTTGCCAGTTCTCCGTCGTCCGAACCAGCGTTGAAGCCGGTGCCAATTAGATTGCTCATCTTCGTTTTCTCCAGGGGTAGGACTATGCTGTTTCGGTAAGCGTGGCGCGCAGACGGAGTGCGAGATCCGGACTGTCGCTGGTCAAGTGACCGATCCCGCGTTGCAGCCAGTCGCGGATCAGAACCTCGTCATTCAGCGTCCAGACGCAGAGGCGCGACAGCGGCAGTTTCGCTGTGATGTTCGCCCATTCCTCGTCCATGAGCTCATGGTGTATCGCAACGATATCGACGAGGCTCTCAACTGTGTCGATAAAGCTCGAAAGGCCACCCTGTCTTTGAGCCCAGTCGCGATTGACGGAAACAAGGCGGGCGATACCCGGGGCTTCAAGACGGCAGTCTTCCAGGATCGATGTGTCGAAGGAGGTCAGGTGGCAACGACCGCCAACTTTGAACCTCTCAATCTCTGCAGCGACTTTTGCGGCAATCCCCGGATAGGGTTTACCCGCGTCATCCACCTTGATCTCGACATGCAGATCTTTGCCTGAAGGCGCAAGGACCTCGAGCACCTCCGATAATGTTGGAACAACGTCCTGACTATCCTTGAGGCGGGTGACAATGCGATCTTCTGGAGAAAGCAGGTGGACAGCTCCCTGCCCTTCTGTTGTCCGGTCCAGGGTCGCATCATGGATCACGATCAACTCGCCTGCATCGGTCAAATGGACATCAAACTCGATTGCGTCGACATCAAGCGAAAGAACGTTTCTGAAGCCGGTCAGGCCATTTTCGGGCCAGAGATTGCGGGCGCCACGGTGGCCGGTGATTTTTGTCATGGGCATATCCTGATCAGGTTGAGGTCAGCGAAGTGTTGGGTCGAGTTTGTCGCGCAACCAGTCGCCCACAAGCGAAATCGAAAGCGTCGTGACCATGATGACAAAGGCGGGAGCCAGCATGATCCATGGCGCGCGGGTGAGATATTCACGGCCAAAGCCGACCATGTTACCGAGGCTTGTCTCCGGCGGCTGAACACCGAGGCCAAGGAACGACAGGCCACTTTCCATGAGGATGATTTCGGGAAACGTCAGTGTCATGGATACGATCAGGGTCGATGCGACGTTGGGCAGGATATGCTTGAGGTAGACGCGCGACGGCGTTGCTCCAAGCTGCACGACGGCTGCGGCGTAACCTTGTGCGCTGGCAGAAATCGCCAGACCACGCGCAATACGGGCGTATCTCTCCCAACCGTAAAATCCCATCAGGCAAATCAGGAGAGGCATGGACGATCCAAAGAAGGCGAGCACCGCAAGCGACATGATGAGAAACGGCAAGGCTGCCTGAAAATCGGCCAGCACGAGCACGAAATGCTCCACCGTTCCCCGGAACTTGGCCGCCAGGAAACCGAGCGTCGTTCCGAAAACTGCGGATATAATCGTTGCGCCGAACGCAATCACCAAAGAGACGCGGATCGACTGGATCAGGCGTGAAAGGACATCCCGTCCAAGCTCGTCTGTGCCAAGCACATGCGGAAACGTGCCCGCCATGGCAAGGCGGGCCCGAAGGTCCATGGCCGTAATCCCATAAGGACGAAGCTGATCGGCAAAGATAGCCACCAGAACCATGAGGCCAAGCCAGAAGAAACCGAAGCCAACGGAGAACGGCAGTTTCCGAAGGCCTTTTCCGACGCGCAGGAGCATATGGTTTTCGGATTTGGTGGGAAGTGAAGTGTCTGCAACCGTCATGATCACACTCCTCAATGGCCGGACTGGCTGCGAAGCCGGGGATCGAGCCAGCCATAAAGCAGGTCGACGACGAGGTTGGAGATGACCATGGCAGCGGCAATGACAAGCAGGATGCATTGCACGACCGCCAGATCGCGGTTAGTGACCGACACGACCAGAAGCCTGCCGATGCCTGGCCAGGAAAAGATGGATTCCACCACCACGGCACCGGCAATCAGGGAGCCGACCATAAAGCCGACAATGGTGACAATCGGTACGGCCGCATTCGGCAGTGCATGGCTCCAGACCACATCATTCCACTTCAACCCTTTGGCGGAGGCCGTCCGGATGAATGGCTGGCTCATGACTTCAATCATTGCTGAGCGGGAGAACCGGGCAAGAATGCCGATACCACCAATGCTCATGGTCAAAGTCGGCAGGATACCGTGCTGCCAAGTGTCCTGTCCGCCCGATGGAAGAAGACCAAGCGTGATCGAGAAGATCAGCACCAGCAACAGTCCCATAACAAAGGACGGAATTGTGAAACCGAGAATGGCGCCAAAGATCACGCCGCGGTCGATCACGCTCTGACGATGCAGGGCGGCATAGACGCCAGCCGGAATACCGATGACCAGTTTCAGAAGCAGCGCCGGTATTGTCAGTTGCAGGGTTGCCGGAATGCGTTCGACGACGAGTTGAATGGCGGAAGCCTTGTCGCGCATCGACACGCCGAAATCACCGGTAAAGATCGATTTCATGTAAGCGAGGTATTGCACCCAGAGCGGCTGATCGAGCCCCCACGCGGCGCGAAAAGCCCGCAAGGATTCCTCGGGAACATCGGGCCCGAGCATAACCTGCGCTGGATCGCCGGACATGCGCAAGACAATAAAGGCGAACGTCAGCACGGCAAGAATGGTCACAAATGCGCGCAACAGGCGGATAAGAACATAACGTATCATCGTCTCTATTCCTCAGGCAGCAACGGCAAGTGCCGGCACCAGGTGACAGGCGGCCGTGCGTCCCGGCGCGATCGCGCGAAGCTCCGGCACCGTGTTGCGGCACTCGGCAGTTGCCATCGGACAACGGGGATGGAATGCACAGCCCGTTGGCCTGCTCGCCGGATTTGGCGGTTCGCCTTGCAGGATCACACGCCCTTCGAGCGGTCTGCCGGGAACCGGAACACTCGACACCAGCGCTTTGGTGTAAGGATGCTGGGGTGTCCGGAAAATCACGTCGGAGGATGCTTCTTCGACAATACGGCCGAGATACATCACGGCGACACGGTCAGCGATATTGCGAACGACCTTGAGATCGTGGCTGATGAAGACCATCGCGATATCGTGATGTTCCTGCAGATCGCGCAACATGTTGACGACCTGTGCCTGGATGGAGACATCGAGCGCTGAAACTGGTTCATCACAAACAAGAAGCCTGGGGCGCGACGCCAGTGCACGGGCGATGACGGCTCGCTGGCGCTGGCCTCCTGAAAGTTCATGGGGATAGCGCCCTGCCTGATCGGCACGCAGACCGACCGCACTCATAAGCTCGTTAACGCGTGAAGCAACGTGCTCTTTCGGAACAAGAGAATGGATCTCCAGAGGCTCGCCGATCTGTGCAGCGATCGTCAGGCGCCGGTCGAGGGCCGAAAGCGGGTCCTGGTAGACGAGCTGCATTTTTGCACGCAGCTTGCGCCATTGCGGTGTCCCGAAAGCTGGCATTGACTGTCCCTCGAAAGAGACCTTTCCCCCCTGTGGCGCGTCAATTCCAAGCAACATCCGACCGAGTGTCGATTTGCCAGATCCGCTTTCACCGACAATCCCAAGTGTTTCACCGGGACGGACCGAGAGCGACACGCCGTCGACTGCCCGCACGGGTGTCTGTTTTCCAAAGACGCCACGCCGCACCTGATAGGTTCTGACCAGATCCTGTGCTTCAATCAGATTTGCCATGTCAGAACGCTCCTTCAAGGACCGGGCTCCGGTTCATTTTTGGCGTTAAACCGAGCGGCCGAAGGCAGGCAATTCTCCGGCCATCGGACGCCGCCGATATTTCCGGCCTTTGTGTTCGACAGGCATCGACGACATTCGAGCAGCGGGGCGAAAACGCGCACCCTTCCGGCAGGTGCCGTGGATCGGGGACGGTTCCGGGGATAGGAACAAGGCGCTTGCGTTCGCCATCGAGGCTAGGAAGCGCATCGAAAAGACCACGGGTGTAGGGATGGCGTGGGTTGGCAAACAAGGCGGAAATTTCGCCCTGTTCAACGACGCGGCCCGCATACATCACGAGTGCACGCTCACAGACCTGCGCAACGGCGCCAAGGTCGTGGCTGATGAACACAGTCGCCATGCCGGTTTCGCGGCGAAGTTCAATAAGAAGGTCGAGGATCTGCGCCTGAATGGTTGCATCGAGCGCAGTCGTCGGTTCATCGGCAATCAGGAGATCAGGCTCGCCGGCTAGCGCCATGGCGATCATCAGACGCTGACACTGACCGCCGGAGAATTCATGCGGAAAAAGGTCGATACGACGACGTGCATCGGGAATTCCGACCATATCCAGCAAACGCAATGCTTCAGCTTTGAGCGCTTCGCCCCTCAAGCCGCGATGAAGAGACAGCGCCTCGGTGATCTGGCGCCCGATGCGAATGACAGGATTGAGTGACGAAGACGGATCCTGGAAAATCATGGCGATCTTGCCGCCACGTACGGCCTCAAGTGCGGCGCGCGGTTGTCCAACAAGCTCGCGACCTTCGACGCTCACCGAACCGGTAACGCTGGCCTTCCCGGGCAAAAGACCAAGAGCTGCAAGCCAGGTGACCGACTTGCCACAGCCTGATTCACCGACGAGACCGATCGCCTCGCCGCGTTTCACGTCGAGATCGATGCCATGCAACACCTGAACGCCATCAAAGGAAACCTTGAGGTTACGCAACTCCACAAGATTGGACGTCATCGCGCTCACCTTTTCTATTGGAAGGGAAGTTCAAGCCGTCCTTAGAAACGGCAATAGAAATGCCGGCCGCTCTTATCGGGCGGCCGGCGCAATTTTTGATCGATCAGGTCGACCAGTTGTTGGAACGGAAGTCCATTGCGAAGGCGGGCGCGGCCTTCCACTTGAGCGACTTCTTCATGCCGGTGAAGACGGCATTCTGGTGCAGAACCTGATAGACCGGATCTTCGCGCTCGCAGATTTCGAGCATGCGCGCGAAGGCCTTCTTGCGCTGATCGTGATCGGTCGAGGTTTCCATAACGACGGAGAGCTTGTTAACCTCCTCGTTTGACCAGTCCTTCTTTTGCTGCACTTCACCGTTCGGACCGAACTGCGTGACCATCGGGGTGATCGGATCGTTGATGGAGTTTCCGGCTGACCAGTCACGCACGCCCTTGACGCCCTGCGGATCGTGAATCTGAGCCCAGTTTTCCTTCATTTCGATTTCGACGTTGAGGCCGACCTGTTTCCACATCTCGACCATGATCTGCGCATTGGCAGTCTGGTTGGTGTAGTAGTTGTTGAGCAGGCGATATGGGATCGGGTCGCCTTTGTAACCGGCGTCCTTGAGAAGCTTCTGCGCCAGTTCCGGATTGAACTCCGGAGCGGCCCAGCCATCGACGAACATCTTCGTTGCGCTGTAGGAATCGAACTGGAGACCGGCCGGGATAACCGTCTGGCCACCCCAGAGCGCCTCGACGATCGCCTGACGGTCGATCGAATGGGTCATTGCACGACGCACGAGCGGATTGGCAAGGATCGGGTTCTGCGTGTTGAAGACCGAAATACGATGGTTCCAGATAACGGAATTCTGCACTTCGAGGCCCGGCGCTGCCGCAATGGTGGCGATCTGGTCAGGTGGGAGGTCACAGGCGAAATCATATTCGCCTGAGAGCAGGCCGTTCACACGCGACGCAACTTCCGGAACCTCGACGAAACGGATCTCCTGAAGTGGCGGACGGCCACCCCAATATTCATCGAAGGCAACGAGCGTCAGAGAAACGTCGGGCTTGTATTCACCGACCATGTAAGGGCCTGTGGTGACTGGCTTGCGCGCCCACTCCGCATAGGACGCAGCCTCATCCCAGGCACGACGGTTAGCGATCTGGCTGCCACCGGAATAGAGACGTCCTT
Proteins encoded in this window:
- a CDS encoding carbohydrate ABC transporter substrate-binding protein, encoding MSVMLQRRTVLSAGLAALSLATLGGGSASAQAARLRMLWWGSQERADRTNKAIAAYKQVKPDLEIAGEFAGWSDYWPRLATQVAGRNAPDLIQMDYRYIFEYARRGALAPLDDHIGKGLKIDDFGKMNIDSGRVDGKLYGVNLGVNSSAVFFDKVAWEKSGITPPTIGQTWEEFAENGAKFAEKKPKPNYYATADASGVEPSFENWLRQGGKALYTEDGGIGFDTADATKWFTMWADLRKSKACVPADIQALDQLNIETNALTTGKAATAFAHSNQFVGYQALNKSKLAMTSYPKVSKDAPSGHYLKPSMLISVANGSAGIEQAIGFINFLVAEPQGIDILGVERGVPASESMRNQLTAKLDDVSKSMVEYIAEITPGVGNLPPAPPPGAGEFAFVLKRTAEEVGFGKISPEQGGDKLVKESETVIKRK
- a CDS encoding TetR/AcrR family transcriptional regulator, translating into MEKTEKIIPNEPASEETPAAKRKRAVTQTRNPERTRAAILEAARREVAAKGLAGARIDVVARRAGTNKRMIYHYFGDKDALYLAVLEDAYRHIRHAERRLDLTRKAPSEGLRELALFTWHYYLDHPEFLSILATENLNRARYLRQSQAIAEMHSNFISELEDVLRRGRETGEFRTGLDPVDVYLTIASLGFFYLSNRFTLSTIFQRDLGAPAELERWGQHIVDTVLAALRPT
- a CDS encoding Gfo/Idh/MocA family oxidoreductase, whose protein sequence is MKRIGVIMHGITGRMGYNQHLVRSVLAIRDQGGVTLKSGEKVMLDPILVGRNAEKIEEIAKRHNVARWTTDIDAALANPEDTLFFDAGTTQMRGSLLEKAIKAGKNVYCEKPISDTMEEAIAIAKLAESAGIKHGVVQDKLFLPGLRKLAMLRDSGFFGKILSVRGEFGYWVFEGDWQPAQRPSWNYRLKDGGGIILDMLCHWRYVLDNLFGKVQSVSCLGATHIPQRFDEQGRPYAADADDAAYATFELEGGVIAHINSSWAVRVRRDDLVTFQVDGTHGSAVAGLTKCWTQHRTNTPKPVWNPDQPQTIDFYKTWQEVPDNVVYDNGFKAQWEMFIRHIVDNEPWPYGLMEGVKGVQLAELGIRSWKERRWLDVPEIV
- a CDS encoding dihydrodipicolinate synthase family protein, yielding MSELQLPNEDRTIGLYKLSGTPIALEKRDAADFNRVAFAAAHVVADPFADNDPWLTPAIDWDATLRFRHRLWDLGLGVAEAMDTAQRGMGLAWPQAQELISRALKEAATRKDALIACGVGTDHLSGTDYSLNQIVDAYLEQLDFVQGQGGRVILMASRALAAAARSPDDYLETYSRVLEKSDNKVVIHWLGEMFDPALEGYWGSADHMTAMDTCLAMIKGNASKIDGIKISLLSKEKEIVMRRRLPEGVRMYTGDDFNYAELIAGDDQGHSDALLGIFDAIAPAASKALASLKRGADNEFFDILEPTVALSRHIFKAPTRFYKTGVVFLAYLNGLQDHFTMVGGQESTRSTQHFAELFRLADKANVLSDPDEATHRMKAFLAVRGIH
- a CDS encoding mandelate racemase, yielding MAAPHILRAVDAEVLERGVTMRMPFRFGAATVTEARQIFLRLTVEDHTGRTANGYAAELMVPKWFDKNPALSNTDNEGQLRRSLEIAVSLALAAKAAGAFSIHAELEPQQHPNAAEEGLNGLIASFGLALVDRAILDGLCRLTALPVADAVRQNLPGIDTSTTPDLDGFDVGFFLRDLSPKPTLMLRHTVGYIDALTRGEIKTPPRNDGLPECLEDEIRAYGPRYFKLKVSGRPQDDVERLSAIASVLDTLPDYQATLDGNEQFENEDALIDLIDRIETSPSLTRLRQSVLFVEQPFARASALSVPVSKVARRISVEIDESDGTKDAFLEAKKQGYRGVSSKSCKGFYRSILNRMRVDAWNEEKDGGYFMSAEDLTTQAGIALQQDLALASIIGLTHIERNGHHYVDGMQGASPEEGRAWVSAHSDLYHEEKGRPRLQIRDGEISLETTLRAPGLGINDAAALATFKTLQEKREDAA